CATTTATTTTTGTAATTTTAATACCAAAACTTACAGGTGAGATACCTAGCTATATCAATTTTGGACTTATGAACTATCAAAACGCTTCGTACCTTTCAGCATTTACTGCCGGATTAGGCATTTATTTCATTATGAAAGGTTCAGTTAAACATAAGTGGATATATGTTCTATTTACAATAATTGATATCCCTATTGTGTTTATACCAGGAGGGCGTGGAGGTGCTATTTTATTAATTCTTTACGGCTTATTTGCATTTATACTTATTACGTTTAAAAGAGGAATACCTATCGCAGTAAAAAGCATTATGTATATTTTTGCATTAAGCATATCTAGTGTATTGATTTACTTTCTTTTTACAAAAGGTTCGAATACTAGAACATTTTCATATCTACAAGGTGGAACACTTAATTTAGAAGGTACTTCTGGAAGAGGACCGATTTATGAAAAAGGTATTTACTTTATTCAACAAAGTTCGTTATTAGGCTATGGGCCATTTAACTATTATAAACTAATCGGAAATATACCACATAACATCATTATTGAGTTGATTCTATCATTTGGCTTATTAGGGTTTTTTATCATAATGATTTGCATTTTGCTACTAGTTTATAAAATGATTAGGAACTATGATCCAAACACTATAGATTTACTCGTTATGTTTATAGCAATCTATCCAATCACATTATTAATGTTTAGTTCAAATTATTTAGTTGTAAGTGAATTTTGGTTTGTGTTGTTCTATTTTATTACAAAAGGACGGCGTCATCATGGCTAAGAAAGTTTTTATTATGGATAGCGTAAAGACAATAATTGGTACGTTGCTTATAGCTTTAGGATTACAATTTTTAGCTTATCCAATTATTAATCAACGAGTAGGTAATGAAGCGTTCGGTTCTATTTTAACGATTTATACAATAATAACAATCACGAGTGTTGTATTAGGCAATACGCTTAACAATATACGATTGATTAATATGAATCTATACAAATCCAATCATTACTACTGGAAATTTGCATCGATACTTTTAATCTCAATTCTGATTGAGAGTATAGCTTTAATTATTGTATTTCTTTACTTTTTTAATTTGAACATCATCGATATTATCTTTTTAATTCTACTTAATATTTTAATGTGTTTAAGGATTTATCTGAATGTATTTTTTAGGATGACTTTAAAATATAATCAGATTTTGTATATTGCTCTTATTCAATTTTTAGGTTTGCTGATAGGACTATTTCTATATTATTTAACCCAAAACTGGATTGTTTGTTTTATTACCAGTGAATTGTTTGCAACGATATATACATTGGTTAAATTACGGGGATTAACTATAGGCGAGTATCAAAGTGAAGATAATAATGTGGTAAAAGATTATGTGATGCTACTGAGTACAAATAGCCTTAATAATTTGAATCTCTATTTAGATAGATTAATCTTATTACCAATTATAGGTGGAACAGCTGTAACTATATCATTTCTTTCAACATTTATTGGGAAAATGTTAGCTACATTTCTATATCCGATTAATAATGTAGTACTTTCATATATTTCTGTAAATGAAAGTGACAATATAAAGAAGCAATATTTGAAAACTAATCTAATTGCTATAGCTGCCCTATGTTTAGTCATGATTATATGTTATCCAATTACAATAATTATTGTCTCTTTACTGTATAACATTGATTCAAGTTTATATTCGAAGTTTATTATTTTAGGTAATATAGGTGTTTTATTCAATGCAGTGAGTATTATGATCCAAACTTTAAATACAAAACACGCATCAATAACATTACAAGCGAATTATATGACGCTTCACACGATTACATTTATATTCATAACTATTTTAATGACAATTGCGTTTGGTCTAAATGGATTCTTTTGGACAACGCTGTTCAGCAACATTATTAAGTATGTGATTTTAAATATTATAGGTTTAAAGTCTAAATTCATTAATAAAAAGGACGTCGATTAGATGAGTGAAAAAAAGATTTTGATTTTATGTCAGTATTTTTATCCGGAATATGTATCTTCTGCGACGTTACCAACTCAATTGGCGGAAGATTTAATTGCGAATCACATTAATGTCGATGTCATGTGTGGATGGCCATATGAATATAGTAATCATAAACAGGTTTCTAAAACCGAGATGCATCGTGGTATTCGCATTCGACGTCTCAAGTATTCGAGGTTTAATAACAAAAGTAAGGTTGGAAGGATCATCAATTTCTTTAGTTTATTTTCAAAATTCGTGATTAATATACCTAAAATGTTGAAATATGATCAGATTCTTGTTTACTCTAATCCACCAATCTTGCCATTAATACCAGACGTTTTACACAGACTGCTTAAGAAAAAATATTCTTTTGTGGTGTATGATATAGCACCTGATAATGCGATTAAGACAGGTGCAACTCGTCCAGGTAGCATGATTGATAAGCTGATGCGTTACATTAATAGACATGTCTACAAGAATGCTGAAAATGTCATTGTCCTTGGTACGGAAATGAAAAACTACTTACTAAATCATCAAATTTCTAAAAATGCTGACAATATCCATGTGATTCCTAACTGGTATGACATGCGTCAATTACAAGACAATCGTATCTATAATGACACATTTAAAGCTTACCGTGAGCAATACGACAAAATTTTATTGTATAGCGGTAATATGGGGCAGTTACAGGATATGGAGACACTTATCTCATTTTTAAAATTAAATAAGGATCAGTCTCAAACGTTAACAATACTTTGTGGTCATGGTAAGAAATTTGCAGATGTCAAAACGGCAATAGAAGACCATCGTATTGAAAATGTTAAAATGTTTGAGTTTTTAACAGGTACAGACTATGCTGACGTATTAAAAATTGCGGATGTATGTATTGCATCGCTGATTAAAGAAGGCGTCGGTTTAGGCGTGCCGAGCAAGAATTATGGCTATCTTGCAGCTAAGAAAGCGTTGGTACTCATCATGGATAAGCAATCTGATATCGTTCAACATGTTGAACAATATGATGCGGGTATCCAAATTGATAATGGCGATGCACATGCCATTTATAACTTCATCAACACTCACTCGAGTAAGGAATTGCACGAGATGGGTGAGCGCGCACATCAACTGTTTAAAGATAAATATACGAGAGAAATTAATACTATGAAGTATTACAATCTGTTGAAGTGAGGAGATAATTATGAAGCGATTATTCGATGTAGTGAGTTCAATATATGGTTTAGTAGTTTTAAGTCCGATTCTGTTAATTACAGCATTACTAATTAAAATGGAATCACCTGGACCAGCCATTTTCAAACAAAAAAGACCGACGATTAATAATGAATTGTTTAATATTTATAAGTTTAGATCAATGAAAATAGACACACCTAATGTTGCAACTGATTTAATGGATTCAACATCGTATATAACAAAGACAGGGAAGGTCATTCGTAAGACCTCTATTGATGAATTGCCACAATTATTGAATGTTTTAAAAGGAGAAATGTCAATTGTAGGTCCTAGACCAGCGCTTTATAATCAATACGAATTAATCGAAAAACGTACAAAAGCGAACGTGCATACGATTAGACCAGGTGTGACAGGACTAGCTCAAGTGATGGGGAGAGATGATATCACTGATGATCAAAAAGTAGCGTATGATCATTATTACTTAACACATCAATCTATGATGCTTGATATGTATATCATATATAAAACAATTAAAAATATCGTTACTTCAGAAGGTGTGCATCACTAATGAGAAAAAATATTTTAATTACAGGCGTACATGGATATATCGGTAATGCTTTAAAAGATAAGCTTATTGAACAAGGACATCAAGTAGATCAAATTAATGTTAGGAATCAATTATGGAAGTCGACCTCGTTCAAAGATTATGATGTTTTAATTCATACAGCAGCTTTGGTTCACAACAATTCACCTCAAGCAAGGCTATCTGATTATATGCAAGTGAATATGTTGCTGACGAAACAATTGGCACAAAAGGCTAAAGCTGAAGACGTTAAACAATTTATTTTTATGAGTACTATGGCAGTTTATGGAAAAGAAGGTCATGTTGGTAAATCAGATCAAGTTGATACACAAACACCAATGAACCCTACGACCAACTATGGTATTTCCAAAAAGTTCGCTGAACAAGCATTACAAGAATTGATTAGTGATTCGTTTAAAGTAGCAATTGTGAGACCACCAATGATTTATGGTGCACATTGCCCAGGAAATTTCCAACGGTTAATGCAATTGTCAAAGCGATTGCCAATCATTCCCAATATTAACAATCAGCGCAGTGCATTATATATTAAACATCTGACAGCATTTATTGATCAATTAATATCATTAGAAGTGACAGGTGTGTACCATCCTCAAGATAGTTTTTACTTTGATACATCGTCAGTAATGTATGAAATACGTCGCCAATCACATCGTAAAACGGTATTGATCAACATGCCTTCAATGCTAAATAAGTATTTTAATAAGTTGTCGGTCTTTAGAAAATTATTCGGCAATTTAATATACAGCAATACGTTATATGAAAATAATAATGCACTTGAAATTATTCCTGGAAAAATGTCACTTGTTATTGCGGACATCATGGATGAAACGACAACCAAAGATAAGGCATAAGTCATCTATTAAATAAAATCAACATACAAATCGTTTTATTTGGAGGTTATAGTATGAAGTTAACAGTAGTTGGCTTAGGTTATATTGGTTTACCAACATCAATTATGTTTGCAAAACATGGCGTCGATGTGCTTGGTGTTGATATTAATCAGCAAACGATTGATAAGTTACAAAGTGGTCAAATTAGTATTGAAGAACCTGGATTACAAGAGGTTTATGAAGAGGTACTGTCATCGGGAAAATTGAAGGTATCTACAACGCCAGATGCATCTGATGTTTTTATCATTGCCGTTCCGACGCCGAATAATGATGATCAGTACCGGTCATGTGACATTTCGCTAGTTATGCGTGCATTAGATAGTATTTTATCATTTTTAGAAAAAGGAAATACCATTATTGTAGAGTCGACAATTGCGCCTAAAACGATGGATGATTTTGTAAAACCAGTCATTGAAAATTTAGGGTTTACAATAGGTGAAGATATTTATTTAGTGCATTGTCCAGAACGTGTACTGCCAGGAAAAATTTTAGAAGAATTAGTTCATAACAATCGTATCATTGGCGGTGTGACTGAAGCTTGTATTGAAGCGGGTAAACGTGTCTATCGCACATTCGTTCAGGGAGAAATGATTGAAACAGATGCACGTACTGCTGAAATGAGTAAGCTAATGGAAAACACATATAGAGACGTGAACATTGCTTTAGCTAATGAATTAACAAAAATTTGCAATAACTTAAATATTAATGTATTAGATGTGATTGAAATGGCAAACAAACATCCGCGTGTTAACATCCATCAGCCTGGTCCAGGTGTAGGCGGTCATTGTTTAGCTGTTGATCCGTACTTTATTATTGCTAAAGACCCTGAAAATGCAAAGTTAATTCAAACTGGACGTGAAATTAATAATTCAATGCCGGCCTATGTTGTTGATACAACGAAGCAAATCATCAAAGTGTTGAGCGGGAATAAAGTCACAGTATTTGGTTTAACTTATAAAGGTGATGTTGATGATATAAGAGAATCACCAGCATTTGATATTTATGAGCTATTAAATCAAGAACCAGACATAGAAGTATGTGCTTATGATCCACATGTTGAATTAGATTTTGTGGAACATGATATGTCACATGCTGTCAAAGACGCATCGCTAGTATTGATTTTAAGTGACCACTCAGAATTTAAAAATTTATCGGACAGTCATTTTGATAAAATGAAGCATAAAGTGATTTTTGATACAAAAAATGTTGTGAAATCATCATTTGAAGATGTATCGTATTATAATTATGGCAATATATTTAATTTTATCGACAAATAAAATGTGTCAAACTAGGGCATACATGATTAAGGAAAGATAAGCTGTCATGTGTTTGAACTTCAGAGAGGATAATGTTATGAAAAAAATTATGGTTATTTTCGGTACGAGACCCGAAGCAATAAAAATGGCACCATTAGTAAAAGAAATTGATCATAATGGGAACTTTGAAGCGAACATTGTGATTACAGCACAACATAGAGATATGTTAGATAGTGTGTTAAGTATATTTGATATTCAAGCTGATCATGATTTAAATATTATGCAAGATCAACAAACATTAGCAGGCCTTACGGCGAATGCACTTGCTAAACTTGATAGCATCATTAATGAGGAACAACCGGATATGATTTTAGTACATGGTGATACTACAACGACTTTTGTAGGAAGTTTGGCAGCATTTTATCATCAAATTCCG
The genomic region above belongs to Staphylococcus aureus and contains:
- the cap8O gene encoding type 8 capsular polysaccharide synthesis protein Cap8O produces the protein MKLTVVGLGYIGLPTSIMFAKHGVDVLGVDINQQTIDKLQSGQISIEEPGLQEVYEEVLSSGKLKVSTTPDASDVFIIAVPTPNNDDQYRSCDISLVMRALDSILSFLEKGNTIIVESTIAPKTMDDFVKPVIENLGFTIGEDIYLVHCPERVLPGKILEELVHNNRIIGGVTEACIEAGKRVYRTFVQGEMIETDARTAEMSKLMENTYRDVNIALANELTKICNNLNINVLDVIEMANKHPRVNIHQPGPGVGGHCLAVDPYFIIAKDPENAKLIQTGREINNSMPAYVVDTTKQIIKVLSGNKVTVFGLTYKGDVDDIRESPAFDIYELLNQEPDIEVCAYDPHVELDFVEHDMSHAVKDASLVLILSDHSEFKNLSDSHFDKMKHKVIFDTKNVVKSSFEDVSYYNYGNIFNFIDK
- the cap8M gene encoding type 8 capsular polysaccharide synthesis protein Cap8M, which gives rise to MKRLFDVVSSIYGLVVLSPILLITALLIKMESPGPAIFKQKRPTINNELFNIYKFRSMKIDTPNVATDLMDSTSYITKTGKVIRKTSIDELPQLLNVLKGEMSIVGPRPALYNQYELIEKRTKANVHTIRPGVTGLAQVMGRDDITDDQKVAYDHYYLTHQSMMLDMYIIYKTIKNIVTSEGVHH
- the capN gene encoding capsular polysaccharide type 5/8 biosynthesis epimerase CapN, which translates into the protein MRKNILITGVHGYIGNALKDKLIEQGHQVDQINVRNQLWKSTSFKDYDVLIHTAALVHNNSPQARLSDYMQVNMLLTKQLAQKAKAEDVKQFIFMSTMAVYGKEGHVGKSDQVDTQTPMNPTTNYGISKKFAEQALQELISDSFKVAIVRPPMIYGAHCPGNFQRLMQLSKRLPIIPNINNQRSALYIKHLTAFIDQLISLEVTGVYHPQDSFYFDTSSVMYEIRRQSHRKTVLINMPSMLNKYFNKLSVFRKLFGNLIYSNTLYENNNALEIIPGKMSLVIADIMDETTTKDKA
- the cap8L gene encoding type 8 capsular polysaccharide synthesis protein Cap8L, whose translation is MSEKKILILCQYFYPEYVSSATLPTQLAEDLIANHINVDVMCGWPYEYSNHKQVSKTEMHRGIRIRRLKYSRFNNKSKVGRIINFFSLFSKFVINIPKMLKYDQILVYSNPPILPLIPDVLHRLLKKKYSFVVYDIAPDNAIKTGATRPGSMIDKLMRYINRHVYKNAENVIVLGTEMKNYLLNHQISKNADNIHVIPNWYDMRQLQDNRIYNDTFKAYREQYDKILLYSGNMGQLQDMETLISFLKLNKDQSQTLTILCGHGKKFADVKTAIEDHRIENVKMFEFLTGTDYADVLKIADVCIASLIKEGVGLGVPSKNYGYLAAKKALVLIMDKQSDIVQHVEQYDAGIQIDNGDAHAIYNFINTHSSKELHEMGERAHQLFKDKYTREINTMKYYNLLK
- a CDS encoding O-antigen ligase, whose protein sequence is MKFFVLCAIISMNIFIVISTFTKEVLGFPIEPVYYSTMVGIALITTVFAIYKIIVTQEIPRGLILLIAICLLYLAFYYFSPDKEEKLAKNNILFFLTWAVPAAISGIYIKYINKATVERFFKLVFFIFSVSFIFVILIPKLTGEIPSYINFGLMNYQNASYLSAFTAGLGIYFIMKGSVKHKWIYVLFTIIDIPIVFIPGGRGGAILLILYGLFAFILITFKRGIPIAVKSIMYIFALSISSVLIYFLFTKGSNTRTFSYLQGGTLNLEGTSGRGPIYEKGIYFIQQSSLLGYGPFNYYKLIGNIPHNIIIELILSFGLLGFFIIMICILLLVYKMIRNYDPNTIDLLVMFIAIYPITLLMFSSNYLVVSEFWFVLFYFITKGRRHHG
- a CDS encoding capsular polysaccharide biosynthesis protein, with translation MAKKVFIMDSVKTIIGTLLIALGLQFLAYPIINQRVGNEAFGSILTIYTIITITSVVLGNTLNNIRLINMNLYKSNHYYWKFASILLISILIESIALIIVFLYFFNLNIIDIIFLILLNILMCLRIYLNVFFRMTLKYNQILYIALIQFLGLLIGLFLYYLTQNWIVCFITSELFATIYTLVKLRGLTIGEYQSEDNNVVKDYVMLLSTNSLNNLNLYLDRLILLPIIGGTAVTISFLSTFIGKMLATFLYPINNVVLSYISVNESDNIKKQYLKTNLIAIAALCLVMIICYPITIIIVSLLYNIDSSLYSKFIILGNIGVLFNAVSIMIQTLNTKHASITLQANYMTLHTITFIFITILMTIAFGLNGFFWTTLFSNIIKYVILNIIGLKSKFINKKDVD